From the genome of Eublepharis macularius isolate TG4126 chromosome 4, MPM_Emac_v1.0, whole genome shotgun sequence:
tccaacatgtgtggaatcagtcGGTGCttgttgttggggggataataatagcatactttgtaaaccactctgagtgggtgttaagtcatcctgatgggcggtatataaatccaatgttgttgttgttaagtcaaCTTTATTTACATAGCAGTGTTTATGATATATGCATGCAGTCCACAGATCTCAGGCAATACATTCCTCACGAGACCCCCCTGCTTGGTGGCCGCCAGCCAACTCCCTAATGTTTGGTTTGATTCTTATTTGCTGTTTGCCACAGTTCGAAGGGCCTGGGAGGGAAATGGGGGATTTTATCGTCAGAGTGAGGTAACCAATCTAAAACAACTCTCCACTGCTGGCTGTCAGAAGCTATTTCAAGGGGGGACAAGGTGCTGTCAAAAAATGCTGAgtgtcccaccccccacccctcataGTTCTGAATGTTTCCCAAGATTTGTAGGTGTAAGAGGCACTTGTGTAGACCACCCTGTAAGCGTATTTATCTATAAGCAAAGTGTGTATTTATTACCCAGGCTAGCTGCCCATCCCTTTTTCTTGTGGTGAATGGATCATACATATAAAAGGACATGCATGTTTGACTTTTTTTAAATGAGGAGAAACCAGATGTTGTTACCAACTTCCTAGTAAAAATTCTTAAggggcctgtttttttaaaaacatggcatGTTAATCCTCTAATGCACTGGGTCTCCTCATGTAGGTGCTCCTTGCCATATAAATTGACAAGTATGTGTGTTTTTGCTTAAATTGTGTAATATATGTAAGGCTGCAGAATTTGGGCTGGCTGATGAGTCTCTTTAAATAAGTTATGCACAAGCTTTAGCATTAGTAACCAATTTCATCGTCCTGAACACCTCCTACTTAGAGGATTTGTTCATGTGGCCAGAGTAGAAACACAACAGTTTCAGTTGTCCTTGTCTCCCATTGCATATCACTGCCAGCCTCAAGTGTCGTTTGTGTGTCTTTATTTCCTTTCAGGAAATTACCAAAGCCGTTGCCTTCTGAAGTCAAGAATCGCACGCGGTCTCACTGTTGCCATTGCTGTCTTATTACTGATTGTCCTTGTCCTTTTCGGTTTACTTGTTTATAGGCCACCAAGTGAGTTTTCTGATTCTGTTCTTTGTCTTTGGTTCATTGGTCATTCACAGCAATATTGTGGCCCCATATTTACCCTTCTCTGGCTTCTGCAGTTTGGCTGCTAAGGCCCAATGCAGTTTGAGAGCTGCTTCTTCACTCTGGTAAGCATCTCAATCGAGGAAACAAATGGGGGGTGGCAGCTTTGTTTGCTTGTCAGTCAAAAGACCCATCCTGGCTCATGGCTCCTGCATTCAGATGCTTACTGAAGCTGCATGGGAAGAGGCAATAAGGAGCTCTGGATCGGGAGGGAGGAGTATGCAGGGAGGCCTAGATCTCTTATGTTCTAATTGTAGCCAGGCCTTCcaggagcatctgcttggccacTGTGAAACTAGGTGCTGGTCCACTGAGGCTGCTCGTTTGTTCTCATGAATGTTTCCCATGATACTATGAGAAACTGGTCCAGAGTGAATGTGATTAAAGACAAGGTGTTCTTTTGCTTATGCCTCTGATCCCCAGGTTATAGCTTCCTTTCCTCTTGTTAATCTCTGGTCTGCATTGCACATTACAAGcaaagatgtaaaaaaaaaaaaaggcccacAGCCACTTTTTCCAAGGAAAAGCAACAGGAAGTGTTCATACAGATGCACATATTTACAGCTtcctcccaaagcagctttttcCTCATAAGAGATGGTTGCTAGGATTTTGTTGTGAATATTTGCACGCAGTATGCAATTTGGTCCTCTTgaatgtgtctgtgtggggttTTGGTGCTACATATCTGACATGCTTGTTCAGTGTGTCTGATCAtgtcatgctgcatagtggttaggTGAATATGCATATCTGTACAACGGATGGATGGGAGGCGATTGTGAGTTCAGCAAAGGCCGTGTTGACCACAGGAGGGAAGGAGTTGTGTGTCGATGGTGGGTATCTTTTGCCACTTCCCCCATATGTAATGAATGTTGCATTCTTGACATTAAAGTGTAATATTAGAAGCATGGAAAGCTTTTGCAAAGATTCCTTCCAGGCAGTTCAGTTCAACACTCTGCTGCCTTATGGGCCCTGGGTACAGAAGCTCAAAGGGGGGATTTCTGCAAAAGATTCCCCAGGAAAGCTGAGCAAAATCTGAAATGGGGCTCAAATGtaatgagggtttttttgtgtgtgctgttcTGGGCTGACTCTCAGTAGCATCTAGCTGATTGTTTTACGCTTTGATCTTTTGACTGTTAAGGGAGAACTAGgtagcctgtaaaatggagatgcttTTCCCTATATGCCTGAAATTTGGTAGGGTGGACTGCTTAGCTGAGGGGTACAATAATCCTTGAAAATTTTGATCATGGGGTTAAAAACATAAAAGTTACATCTTTTAAGCGAATGAAAACAAATACTGAATTGTTTAACTAATAATGTTAATAGATttaaaagagccctgtggtgcagagtggtaaacagctgcagtactgcagcccaagctctgctcacaacctgagttctatCCAGGCAgaggccgggttcaggtagccggctcagggttgactcagccttccatccttccgaggtcggtaaaatgagtgcccagtttcctgggcggaaagtgtagatgactggggaaggcaatgaaaaACCACTCCCattacaaaaagtctgccaagaaaatgtcatgatttaacatccccaccccccatgggtcagtaatgacttggtgcttgcacaggagactacctttacctttcatTAATAGatttaatacaaatattaaagttTTGAAAAGGCAGGCTCCATTTTTTATTTGCTCATTCCTGCTGCGAAGGGCCTTCAGGCCTTTCTCTGTTAAGGAAATATTTACAATAGACTGTTACCTACCTcaagggttgttgcaaggataaaacaaAGGAGGGGGAATTGTATGCAGCCCATCGCTCCTCGGGAGAAGGAGATCAGGCAAATTAGATAGATGTCTTCTTAATAGTTTTATTTAGAAACAGCTTTTGGCCTTGTCGTGCCCCATCCTTCTGTTTCTGATTTTCCTTtctctgactagggttgccaggtccctctgtcctccTTCCAGGAGGGTCAGTATCCAGGCACTTACCCCATGCTGGCAGCGTGGTGATCTTCACGCATGCATGCTCCAGAGCCAGCGTGATGACGTTGCTTCCTCATCGGCTGCAAGAGTGCTTCCACTCTCCATACCgggccgatttggcccatttggggctcaaattgcccccaaatgaagcgcaggaatgcttctacggccagtgcaatgacatcagttccagaagtgacatcactgcactggTGGGGAGTACACTCATGACACGTGTACCTGAGGTgcatgctggtggtgggcaacctccgggagcttgccTCCTCCCGCCCATCACTGAGTgaccggtgggcacctgggaactagagatgggcacgatctgcattacgataaaaaaacccccacgataatggcgttcgcgcagtcgagacctggtggatcgttgtcttccacagcaaacgatccagcggtcgggagggggctggactggGGCTGGACGGGGTGATCATGATACGATTGGGAAGCTAGAGATTCAGGccccaacaatctattcccctggcaacggaggcagaggaatgcctgagctctgtttgaaacttgataatatttcccctagcaaggaaaagcaaacagttgtgagtgaaaaggtggcttcctgagaaaaatataagtaaagtgatttggagaggaaggggttaagacttaagagagagaaaaaacaaaaaaacctggctttgagcgcggctatcagcagaagctgttttgcgcttctctccctgagttcattcagtgcgttgaaagagttaacaacactgagaagagatctctcctcctgactgagttcattcagtgcattttggaagactggctgcttgcttttaaaatcgggtggggaggattctatccctgctttttttaaaaagctggctgaaacttgttgacggggtctctctctctctctctctctctctctctctctctctctctctctctctttggagagGCAAGGAcaagttaaaaactcccccccccctgttctaagagacagagagagagagagagagagagagagtaaacgtccccaccctgaggggaggcggctcgtcactgggttaaaaacttccccccccctctgctctaagtgtgtggggggggcggctccactttggcctccccgatcccagatcggaaatgaGACTTGATCAGAGTGAATCAGAGATCTGGGATCgtcaccagcgcagatccacaattagcttgataggtatttttttttggatcgtgcccatgtctactgggaACCCTATCTCTGACCCTCACTTGCACCACTTCAGCATGCCTTAATTGCCATGGCTTCTCTTCATCGATGTCTAGACAGGAGTGGTcgtcaacctccagatggagcctggagatatcccagaattccagctaatctccagactacagagattagttttcctgtagaaaatggctgctatggaaggaggtctctatggcattatatgcttctgaggtccctcccctcctcaggcccacccccaaatctccaggaatttcctaacccagagcttGTAACCCTATATCCagtccattttttccctctccgTGACTGCATTGCCTCCACAGATCAGCTATAGATGGAGTGTAAGAGGCTGTGACAGACTTCGTGGATCTCCATTAATCTTCTAAAGGCAAATTATAGCCATGTAATTTTGAACTAGGACATTTGAACCTTCCACCCCTACATTTCAGTAATTTCAGTAATTAAAGCGGGGTTCCTGTGATGTTGTTAgtgctttaaagtttaaaaaaagcaTACCATTTTGATTTTCAACACTGCTCTCTGTagcatctagtttgaccctaatcAGGCTACTCCTGCAAAGctggccaaagaaaattgcaGTAAGGAAAGATAGAGAGACTAAGATGGGAAATTAAAGGCCTTGATATACACATCCCCACAGAGATTTTTGGAAAGCCTAACATCCCTTTAATGCTTTGTATAATTCCTGGATTCACTAACATACATAAATGTAGGCAAGAGGGTAGTAAATTTTGTGGGCTTGTTTGAAAAGCGGATAGCATTCCTTTGAATATTCCTCCCTCTTTTGAGGCACCCCAGTTCAGCAACAAATTAAACTCTTTGAGGAGTTGTGGGACCTGCTTTCTGAAGTTTTTCAAGAGGAGATGGGGCTCCCTTGGGGGAGCTTTGAGATAATAATGTGATCCACTTGATCTGTTCGTGTGGATTGTTGTTTGGAGATTATCTTTCCCTTTCTTCCATTCGTAGATAAGGAATCTCAGCAGCAGTTCCCTGACGTGGATATCCCTGCCCCATGTGGTCCAGCATGCCCATCTGGTTGGATTGGCTATAAAAGGAAATGCTACTTTTTCTCGGATGAAGGAAGAAACTGGACTTCCAGCCAAAACTTTTGTGCTTCCTATGGTTCCTCCCTCGCTATTATTGAGAATGAGCCAGAAAAGGTGAGAACAACAAATACATACggacgaaggctttcacggccggagaacgatggttgttgtggaattctaatggagggaggcgtcactgtatccttatggctccctccattagcattccacaccctgagaaactcttacaggatgactcagctcaaccccacccctcctgagtagatataaatgacctgccaacaccttttccacactgtgacactgagagatctctgtctttcggtgctacacctctgaagatgccagccacagctgctggcgaaacgtcaggaactacaatgccaagaccacagctatacagcctggaaaatccacaacaaccaaatacaTATGGAGACAATATAAGTGTGAGAGAGGATTAATCCATACAGTGCCAGAAAGTATTGTACAGGCCTTGAAGGAGGTGTTGGAGTAAAGGTGATTCGCAGTACAATCCTCTgcagaattacttcagtctaagcccattgacttcaacgggcttagactggagtaactctgcataggattgtactgttagcatGCCTTAACACTGAGGGGTACTATATTCCTCTTTGTACTAGAACCAAATTGTGTGAATGTGTTTTCTTCTTGATGAATAGGATGCCTCTTTTTGTTTAACCTGGAAGCTTCTCTCTCTgactcctccttttcttccttagGCCTTTATACTCTCTCACTTCGTGGTCTTGTAAGTAGTAAGACATTTCTACTGGCCTCTCCTGTGGAAAGACATCAGGGATGTGACCAATATCCACATTTACACATATGTGCAACTGGGAAAAATATTCTTTATTTTAGGCTTCTGTCTCCATTCTACTACAAATTGCATGTGAATGCAAAtctaactattttttaaaaagtttttttgcaATATACTCGGTGTAGTCCAgatggtgggactctaatctggagagccgggtttgattccccactcctccgcttgaagccagctgggtgaccttgagctagtcacagttctctggaactctcagGCTTACAGAAAAATCCGCCCTGTTCCTGGATGGCCTCCTTTGCTGATTTTTTGGTCCacatttttggggggtggggggtggcgggGGAGGACATAATCAGTATTAGATATATGTcaagctgtccacttttgaaGGGAAGGAATATAAATCTTTTTGAAGACGTTGTTGTAATTCTGTCTTTGTATGCACCAAAGATGTTCGTTGTGCGTTACAAGTGCCGTGCTGATTACTGGATTGGCCTTTGGAAAGAGCCTGGCCAGACTTGGAAATGGGCAGATGGGACAGAATTAAGCAGCACGTGAGTCCTTGTTCTTAGTTTTCTAAAGTTTTCTGTGTTTCTTTGCCTGGGATCCCATGGAGGGAAGACCGTAAAGAGATCTGATTCAGGGACTGAAGCAAAGTCATATTTGTGTATTAGTATTCTATAATACTTTTTGAAAAATGCCCAAAGTGGtattggaggaggaggatggaatTGGGGAGGGTTAAACTGAAGGAGCGGGGGAGAGGGCTCTGCAGAAGACCCAAAGGCACGGGCGTACCTAATAACCATCTCTTTGCTAAATTGGTCCAAAAATAATCTCGATCATAGTCCTGCATCCAACAGTGGTCAGGCAGCTGTTCTGATAAATTTCCGAGGAGGCCTGGATGGCCGTCCCCCTCTGCTTTGCCCATTACATCCTGATATTCTAATTATGCACATTTGAATGATGCGCAACAGCCCATTTAGTTTATTTATTCAGATTATCCTCAGCAGATCATTTCATTACATTCCAAATTCAGTCATTATCTCTTTCAAATCCAGAGTAACTCTGTTcacttttgcacacacacacacacacacacacacacacacacacacacacacacacacacacacacacacacacacccacccacccacccacccacccacccacccacctgccttattccaagtcagaccactggtctctcTAAGTCAGTATTGCTTATTCGTTAGCAAAGAAAAGCATTTCCTGTttcctgctacctgagatccattaaatggaggtgccagggattggacctgggaccttgTATTCTTGCCATTGAGCTGATGTTTCCCCCAATGCCTTTTTATTCTCAACACGTATTCAAATGACTAATAATAACTTGTCTGGTGGTGGTGAAGGTGCCAGACCAGGGCATTCGTGCACCTCCCCAGCTATCAAGGAAATCTGCTATGTAGAAGCTTTGTTGCCACTGCACTGTGTTCATAGCCACAGCAGCAACAAGAA
Proteins encoded in this window:
- the LOC129328309 gene encoding C-type lectin domain family 2 member D-like isoform X1; this encodes MIEERCLQVERLEEPEERTNAEFRGLQEDITEVTEIPEEAKCRNYQSRCLLKSRIARGLTVAIAVLLLIVLVLFGLLVYRPPNKESQQQFPDVDIPAPCGPACPSGWIGYKRKCYFFSDEGRNWTSSQNFCASYGSSLAIIENEPEKMFVVRYKCRADYWIGLWKEPGQTWKWADGTELSSTLEVKGEGGNCAFLDSAYAVSSRCYIQRKWICSHHDAYARNKNSSIESGKP
- the LOC129328309 gene encoding C-type lectin domain family 2 member D-like isoform X3 — protein: MIEERCLQVERLEEPEERTNAEFRGLQEDITEVTEIPEEAKCRNYQSRCLLKSRIARGLTVAIAVLLLIVLVLFGLLVYRPPNKESQQQFPDVDIPAPCGPACPSGWIGYKRKCYFFSDEGRNWTSSQNFCASYGSSLAIIENEPEKAFILSHFVVL
- the LOC129328309 gene encoding C-type lectin domain family 2 member D-like isoform X2, whose amino-acid sequence is MIEERCLQVERLEEPEERTNAEFRGLQEDITEVTEIPEEAKCRNYQSRCLLKSRIARGLTVAIAVLLLIVLVLFGLLVYRPPNKESQQQFPDVDIPAPCGPACPSGWIGYKRKCYFFSDEGRNWTSSQNFCASYGSSLAIIENEPEKVRTTNTYGRRLSRPENDGCCGILMEGGVTVSLWLPPLAFHTLRNSYRMTQLNPTPPE